TGGCAGCAACCTCTCCTTTGCTGCAACGAACAACAAGAAGGTAGACATGGACATGGAGTAGTACAAGATTAACGAGGTGTGTTTAAGCTATTGTTCTAATCTGTTCTTCGAATTGATAGGTGTTTGAGGACCAATTGAGAGGGATAGTGTGCTACATAGATGAGAAGGGGGAGATGATCTGCGAAGGATACGACGAAGGCCCGAGGCTTGGAATGCGGCTGCCGGAGAAGGCCTGCTTCCCATGGTGAGCATCTGAATTCTGAATATTCTGCATCTTGGCTCTCGGTGGTTTGGCAAGGTTAAGAAAAGGGTGTTGTCTGATGAAAGAAAACTCAGTCATCTGACTAATCCTCATTATGTTGTGTAAAATTGTAGGCCTGTGGGAGTTCATGTCACTGACTTCATCCAGCTGGCGACGCTCCGGGTTTTCGAGGACGTCGATGCTCTTCAGCTCAAGAGTGATCAGAAGAGGCAGCCCTGAACATGGAACTGATCATGTAAGCATAGTTGTCTAGAGTGATGCTGTTTGAGAATAACCGCAAGAGGTGTTGCACTTAGTTACTCATATTGCTCCTCCTGTTCCATCGTCCTCTAGTTGAAAAGAGATGGACCTGGGGAACTGAAGCCGTATATTGAAGAGGAAGCACTGCAGTTTATAGTTTGTTTAATTTACCAGGATTAACTCTGTGCTTCATCAAAATTGCTTCTGTTCT
The sequence above is drawn from the Phragmites australis chromosome 10, lpPhrAust1.1, whole genome shotgun sequence genome and encodes:
- the LOC133931215 gene encoding uncharacterized protein LOC133931215, with product MAARISCHGHPASSSSMAMISPRSGTRKASFRFSTSAHGSNLSFAATNNKKVFEDQLRGIVCYIDEKGEMICEGYDEGPRLGMRLPEKACFPWPVGVHVTDFIQLATLRVFEDVDALQLKSDQKRQP